TTCCCGGTACTTCCCTACGCACCCGTAACACCGCGTGAAAGGCCTCCACCACGCACCACACCCAGTTCTCCTGCGCCTGGATCGTCCGGCAATGACAGCGTCCCAGTCCCAGGTTCTGCTTGAAGAACCGGTGAATCACCTCAATTCCCCAGCGGGCCTTCCAGGCCCGCAGCAGTGAGCGAACCGTGACGTCACCACCAAACGTGCTGAACAGGAAAAACCGTGTCCACTCCCCGTGCACCTTGCGCCACACGATCAGGACATCGAACCCACCGACCTCACGGGTGACCGACAATCGACGGACACGCCACCCGAACTCCGCGTACAGGTGGCAGCGTTCTGGAGGGAACTGCCGACTCAGCGCACCGAGGGTGAGTCCCTCACCCTCGAACTGCACGGTCATATTGGCTTTGGCACGGATCAATACCGGAATCTGATGCTCGCGACTGAAGGTCACAGCCGCGTCCCGCCCGAACTCCCCATCCAGGAGGAGACCCGCCATGGGGACGCCCGCCGCGAGGCAATCCTGGACGACGTGGATCATTTCCTGAGTCGCTGTACGGTAAGGATAGCGCTCTGTATGCAGGGCCTGGGAAACCTTGAAGCGCTCCAGCAACGGAACTGGATCTTCACCGAACCTGACCAGGGCCGCGGAGGTGAACTGATGGCCCAGACGGGTCTGGGCCTGACCGCTGTAGTGGTAGTTCACGCCTTCCATCGTCCGTCCGGCGTGGGGCACCATGACGAAATCAATGGCCAGGAACGCGCCCTCCGGCGCGTTCCTGGCTCGACGCTTGAAGTCCTCCGTGGAGGCGAAGGAGTCCCGCGCCATCTCTTTGGAGATGGCACTTTTACACAGGGTGCTGTAGGGGATGAGGCCACTGAGGCTGGTGACCCGGTTCAGCTGAGCGGTGATGATGCTGTGCGGTAGGCTGGGGATGCGAGGCATAGTCACTTCGCATAAAGGCCCATGAGACCGGGGAATTTCAAGCCCCTGCCTCCTGGGCCTTCGTGCTGGTCGCTATTCCCTCGCCTGTGGAAACTCTTGTTCATCAGGACGCTTTCCGTGATTTCCAGCACCAGTGAGGAACCCGGCAGGCCGTGGGTGTTCAGGGCGTCCTGAACGGATTCCACCAGTTGCGGATTCCAGAATTGCCGGGGGCTGAGGTTCACGCCCACCTGCAGGTGCGGGTGCTGCGCGCGCCACTGCGCGAGTTGACGGCACGCCTCGTTCAGCACCCACGCGCCGATCGGCAGGATCAGCCCGGTGTTCTCGGCCAGCGGAATGAACTCGCCCGGCGAGATCATGCCCAGGCGCGGGTGCCGCCAGCGGCACAGGGCTTCGGCGCCGACCAGTTCGCGCGATCCGGCGCGGAACAGCGGCTGGTAGTGCAGCTCGAGTTCGTTGCGTTCCAGCGCGCGGTACAGGTCGGTTTCCAGGCTGACCTTGCCGGGTTGCAGCGCGCCGGCGGCCGGGTCGAACACGGCCACGCCGCCGCCGGTGCGTTTGGCGCGGTACATGGCGAGGTCAGCGGCGCTCAGCAGCGTCTCGCCGTCGGCGCCGTGTTCAGGCGCGAAGGCCAGCCCCAGGCTCGCCGCGACGAACAGTTCCTGACCCTTGACCCGGAACGGCGTCTGGAAACAGGTCTTGAGCAGTTTCTGAATGCCGCTACGGAACACGCTCTGGTCACTGCCGAACGGGAGGATCAGCGTGAACTCGTCCCCGCCCATGCGGGCGACCACGTCGGACGGGCGGAAGGTGCTGCGCAGGCGCTGCGCCACCTGCGCCAGCAGTTCGTCCCCGGCGCTGTGCCCCAGCGTGTCGTTGATGACCTTGAAGCGGTCGAGGTCCAGCAGGCCCACTGCCAGCCGCTCGCCGGTGTGGCCGCTGCGGCTCAGGGCCTGGGTCAGGTACTCCAGGTACAGCGCCCGGTTCGGCAGGCCCGTCAGGCCGTCGTACATGGCCAGCCGCTGCATCTCGGTCTGCGCCAGTGCGCGTTCCAGCAGCAGCGAGGCCAGTCCGGTCAGGTCCTGCAGGGCCGCCAGTTCCGCCGGTGTGGGCGTGCGCGGCGTGTCGCTGAACACCGTGAACACACCCAGTGGCGCCTCGTCTGCGCGGCTGGACAGGACCGGCAGGCCCCACATGGCGTGCAGGCCGCGGGCCAGCAGCGTTTCGCGCGCGCCCCGGTGCAAGACCACGTTCTCGCGGCGGATGTCGTTCACGATCACGGGTTGCCCGGTGCGGACCACAGTCGCGCACACGCCCTCGTCGCGGCGCAGGTCCACCTGCGCGACTCCTTCCTGAGCTGAGGTTCTCAGGGCGTCCGTGTCGGAATTCACGCTGGCCCGCAGGGTGAGCAGGTGGTCCTCACGCAGCCAGCCGGCGACGATCAGGTCGCCCAGATCCAGGCGGATCAGGCGGCACAGGCCATTCAGCAGGTCCTCGACGGGACGGCCCGCGGCGGCCATTTCCAGCAGTTCGCGCCGCATGCGGTCCCGGCGTTCGCGCTGCACCTCCCCGGTCACGTCGCGCTGCACGCTGACCCAGTGCGTGAACCAGCCACGGGCGTTGGCGACCGGCACGATGCTCAGGTGCACCCAGATGGGCGTGCCGTCCTTGTGGTAGTTCCGGATGATCTCGTCTACCGGTGTCCAGGACAGCAGGTTCGCGCGGATGCGGTCCAGGGTCACTCGGTCGGAGTCCGGTCCCTGAAGGATGCGTGGCGTGCGCCCGATGATCTCCTCCGGCGTGTACCCGGTCATGCGCGTGAAGGCCTCGTTCACGTACACCACGCGCGGCCCCTCCCCGGTCACCGGTTCGGCTTCCGAGATCACCACCGCCTCGCGGGCGTTCACGGTCACGCTTTCAAGCAGCCGCAGCCGCTCCTCCTCGCTGCGGCGCTGCGTCACGTCCCGCAGCGTCACGGTCAGGCCGCCGGGACTGGGGTACACCCGCGCGTCCAGCCACTGCCCCTGCGGCGCTTTCAGTTCCGCGCCCTGCCGCTCACCCGAATCCAGCGCGCCGCGCATCACCTTCAGGAATGGGCCGGCGAACATCCACGCGGCGTGCCCGGCCAGTTCCGCGCCGCTCAGGGTCCCTGCTGGCAGATTCAGCAGGCGCTGCGCGGCCGGGTTCAGGTACAGCAGATTCAGGTCGTGATCCAGGCTCAGCAGGCTGTCGTCCACGCTGCCCAGCGCCGCCTGCATCCGCTCGCGCGACACGGTCAGTTCGCGTTGCAGGCGGTACTTCTCGACGGCGCGTTCCAGGTCTCGCAGCAGCCCCGGCCCGCTCAGGGTGGATTTCACCACATAGTCCTGCGCGCCGGCGTTCATGGCCTGCACCGCCACCTGCTCGTCGCCCACGCCGGTCAGCATCACGACCGCGCAGGCAGGCCGCGCCTCTTCCAGCACCTCCAGGCCCGTCATGTCCGGCAGGTTGAAATCCAGCAGCACGCAGTCCGGCGTTTCACGCTGCAGGAAGTCCACCGCGTCGGCCCCCACGCTCACGACCGTGCACTGCACCTGCGGGGCCGCGCGCCGCAGCAGATGCTGGTACGTCCAGGCGTCCTCCTCGCTGTCCTCGACAATCAGAACCCGCAGCGCGCGCGGCGCGGGGCTGTGCGCGGCAGGCAGGGAGGTGGGGCGCGGGTGCTCCGTCATGTTCCCATCATTCACCATGAAACCTCACACGCGCGTCACTTCACCGCACCCTTTACGCGCGTGATGCCGGGACAGGCCGGCCGCTCTGCACGCCCACCTGCGAGCAGCCTGCGGCGAGGCTCCCGGATCAGGCCCCCCGATCAGCTGTCCGGATCAACAACGGCGCCCCCTGCACCTGTCTGGTGGGGGGCGCTGTATTGATCCGGCTGTATTGATCGGGCTGTGTCGATCCGGCAGGGTTCAGTCGGGAGTGTTCAGTCCCCGGCGGCCAGCGTCCCTTCCGGCGCGGCGGGCGCGATGGGTTTCTGGTGGCGGCGCTCGAACTGCCAGAACACGCTGGGCACCACGAAGAAGGTCAGCAGGGTGCTGGTCACCACGCCGCCCAGAATCACGATTCCCAGGCCCCGGCGGAATTCCGCGCCGTCACCCTGGCCCAGCACCAGCGGAATGCTGATCACCAGGACGGTCAGGGTGGTCATCAGGATCGGACGGAAGCGCAGTTCGGCCGCCTCGACCAGCGCCTCACGCAGCGGCAGGCTGCGGGCGCGTTCCGTCACGAACTCCAGGTACAGGATCGAGTTCTTGGTGCTCAGGCCCAGCAGGATCACCATGCCCAGCACCGTGATCACGTCCAGGTCCGCGCCGAAGAAGTTCAGGCTCCACAGCGCGCCCACGATGGCCAGCGGAATCGGAAGCTGCAGGTAGATGGGGTACCGGAACGAGTTGAACTGACTGCCCAGCACCAGGTACGTCAGCAGGATCGCCACGACCATCAGGACCGGGCCGTAGAACACCAGGTCGCCGGTCAGTCCGGCGCTGCCGAAGGAACTGGCGTTCCCCAGCGTCACGCCGTCCGTCAGGATGCCGGCCTTCTCGGCGTTCGCCACGATTTCCCGCTGGTACGCGAAGGCGTTCGGGCCGCCGGGTTTCAGGTTGATGTCGATGCCGGCCGTGTACGCCTTGTTCAGGCGGCTGAGGGTTGCCGGGGCCTGCGAGACCTCGAAGTCACCCAGCTGCGAGAGCGGCAGGTTGGCGTTCAGGCCGCTGGAGTACACCGTCTGCGACAGCAGGCTCTGCTCATCCTGAATGCGGGCCGGGTCCAGACGCACCACGATATCGACGCTGCGGTCACCGTCACGGACGCTGCCAGCGGTGCTGCCGTCGTTGTAGGTGCGCAGGGCCTGCGCCACGTCGCTGGCGCTCAGGCCCGTGCCGGACAGGCGGGTGGTATCGGGAATGAAGGTGCGTTCCTGCCGCACGGCGCTCAGGCTGCTGTCCACGGACAGCAGGTTCGGGTCCTGCGCGAGCAGGCGCACCAGCTCACGGTTCTTCTCGACCAGCAGGGTCTGGTTGGGGGCCGTCAGGGCGAGGCTCATGTCGGCCGTGCCGCCGGGGCCGTTCTGCTGCGTGCCGACCGTCAGTTCCGTGCCGGGGACGCTCGCCGCGACCGGCGCGAGTTCCCGGTTGAACTGCGTGACGAGTTCCTCAATGGCCGGCCGCTCGGCCCGTTCGATCAGCGTGACGGTCAGGGCGCTCTCGCTGGCGTTGTTGCCGCCCGTGGCGCTGCCCGCACCGACACTGGTTTCCAGCAGGCGCACGTTAGGGCTGGCCAGCAGGCGGTCCTCAATCTGCCGGGTCAGGCGGTTGGTGGTGGTCAGGTCCGTGCCGGTCGGCAGGCTCAGCGTGACGGTCATCACGCCGCTGTCCGTCTTGGGCGTGAACGCGAAGCCCACGCCCCTGAGGGCCAGCGGGGCCGTGAACAGGAACACCAGCGCGACCAGCATGACGATCCACGGGCGGTTCAGGGTGCGGTCCAGGCCGCGCGCATACGAGCGGGCCACGCGGTCCACGGCGCGGTTCGTGAAGCCGTGCAGGGTGCCGGTCAGCGCCTCAAGCAGCGCAAGGAGGCTGGTCAGCACGTACCGGGCGACCGCCAGGAACAGCGGCGCGAACACGGCCGCCACGATCACCGCGCCCGGCATGCCCAGCGCCGTTCTGGACAGTGCGAACGCCACAGCCGCGCCGGTCACGGCCAGCCACAGCAGCCCGCCGAAGGTGCGCACGCCCCGCAGCGAATCCATCAGCAGCGCCGGGAAGCGGCCCAGTACGGCCGGCACCTGCGCCCACGTCACGGGGTCCGGGTCGCGGGTGTACGCCATGCGGACCGTCAGGAACAGCAGGCTTTCCAGCCACGACAGCACGATGGCCGCCGCGATGCC
The DNA window shown above is from Deinococcus aquaticus and carries:
- a CDS encoding transposase, which gives rise to MPRIPSLPHSIITAQLNRVTSLSGLIPYSTLCKSAISKEMARDSFASTEDFKRRARNAPEGAFLAIDFVMVPHAGRTMEGVNYHYSGQAQTRLGHQFTSAALVRFGEDPVPLLERFKVSQALHTERYPYRTATQEMIHVVQDCLAAGVPMAGLLLDGEFGRDAAVTFSREHQIPVLIRAKANMTVQFEGEGLTLGALSRQFPPERCHLYAEFGWRVRRLSVTREVGGFDVLIVWRKVHGEWTRFFLFSTFGGDVTVRSLLRAWKARWGIEVIHRFFKQNLGLGRCHCRTIQAQENWVWCVVEAFHAVLRVRREVPGMTWRAAQRQAAQNAEKYVLTGMEQDGPLLDAA
- a CDS encoding diguanylate cyclase domain-containing protein, with amino-acid sequence MTEHPRPTSLPAAHSPAPRALRVLIVEDSEEDAWTYQHLLRRAAPQVQCTVVSVGADAVDFLQRETPDCVLLDFNLPDMTGLEVLEEARPACAVVMLTGVGDEQVAVQAMNAGAQDYVVKSTLSGPGLLRDLERAVEKYRLQRELTVSRERMQAALGSVDDSLLSLDHDLNLLYLNPAAQRLLNLPAGTLSGAELAGHAAWMFAGPFLKVMRGALDSGERQGAELKAPQGQWLDARVYPSPGGLTVTLRDVTQRRSEEERLRLLESVTVNAREAVVISEAEPVTGEGPRVVYVNEAFTRMTGYTPEEIIGRTPRILQGPDSDRVTLDRIRANLLSWTPVDEIIRNYHKDGTPIWVHLSIVPVANARGWFTHWVSVQRDVTGEVQRERRDRMRRELLEMAAAGRPVEDLLNGLCRLIRLDLGDLIVAGWLREDHLLTLRASVNSDTDALRTSAQEGVAQVDLRRDEGVCATVVRTGQPVIVNDIRRENVVLHRGARETLLARGLHAMWGLPVLSSRADEAPLGVFTVFSDTPRTPTPAELAALQDLTGLASLLLERALAQTEMQRLAMYDGLTGLPNRALYLEYLTQALSRSGHTGERLAVGLLDLDRFKVINDTLGHSAGDELLAQVAQRLRSTFRPSDVVARMGGDEFTLILPFGSDQSVFRSGIQKLLKTCFQTPFRVKGQELFVAASLGLAFAPEHGADGETLLSAADLAMYRAKRTGGGVAVFDPAAGALQPGKVSLETDLYRALERNELELHYQPLFRAGSRELVGAEALCRWRHPRLGMISPGEFIPLAENTGLILPIGAWVLNEACRQLAQWRAQHPHLQVGVNLSPRQFWNPQLVESVQDALNTHGLPGSSLVLEITESVLMNKSFHRRGNSDQHEGPGGRGLKFPGLMGLYAK
- a CDS encoding efflux RND transporter permease subunit, with amino-acid sequence MSTHDSDDFRDIPGATLPDGTPEPTIHPLIRFSVKNYVFSIGIFVMLVLAGLVTTFRLGVELLPNFEVPILAVSTGYPGANPDQVDREVSRKIEDAISTLAGVTDINTTSVSNQSAVVITFSDDTDIDGAANSVSQAVAAIRGSLPDGSNAPVVQKFDPNATPILTLALLGGSNPPAQVTTYAEDVLVPRLERVEGVADVSVSGGPERKVQVLLDPAKLQAYNLSPARVTQAIGASALDLPAGTVERGGVQTQFSTRNTPKSAADVGRITVDAQTGLQVSDVASVRDGAVTATSLARVNGQPAVLLSVRKGSGTNSVAVADNVRAAMEAQPLPAGYSLTLASDTTTETRATVSDTFKEFLIAIAAVGVICLLFLGRLNTVLAVILAIPISISAAPLVFGLMGFTFNIISLLAIIVAIGIVVDDSIVVGENVQRYRDLGYSQLRSVLLGGSEVFSAVTAASFSLLAVLIPLSLMPGILGQFFSQFGLGIAAAIVLSWLESLLFLTVRMAYTRDPDPVTWAQVPAVLGRFPALLMDSLRGVRTFGGLLWLAVTGAAVAFALSRTALGMPGAVIVAAVFAPLFLAVARYVLTSLLALLEALTGTLHGFTNRAVDRVARSYARGLDRTLNRPWIVMLVALVFLFTAPLALRGVGFAFTPKTDSGVMTVTLSLPTGTDLTTTNRLTRQIEDRLLASPNVRLLETSVGAGSATGGNNASESALTVTLIERAERPAIEELVTQFNRELAPVAASVPGTELTVGTQQNGPGGTADMSLALTAPNQTLLVEKNRELVRLLAQDPNLLSVDSSLSAVRQERTFIPDTTRLSGTGLSASDVAQALRTYNDGSTAGSVRDGDRSVDIVVRLDPARIQDEQSLLSQTVYSSGLNANLPLSQLGDFEVSQAPATLSRLNKAYTAGIDINLKPGGPNAFAYQREIVANAEKAGILTDGVTLGNASSFGSAGLTGDLVFYGPVLMVVAILLTYLVLGSQFNSFRYPIYLQLPIPLAIVGALWSLNFFGADLDVITVLGMVILLGLSTKNSILYLEFVTERARSLPLREALVEAAELRFRPILMTTLTVLVISIPLVLGQGDGAEFRRGLGIVILGGVVTSTLLTFFVVPSVFWQFERRHQKPIAPAAPEGTLAAGD